A DNA window from Phycisphaerae bacterium contains the following coding sequences:
- the nuoH gene encoding NADH-quinone oxidoreductase subunit NuoH — MIDLLKTQLGFSVALMVVLITIIMGFVAYAILLERKVCAWLQDRIGPNRAGPLGLLQPIADGVKFLLKEDFTPRGADRPLFFLAPCIAFAVAMIGFAVIPWGGPLDLGGPEPVRVQVAGVDIGLLYILAVGAMGVYGLVLAGWSSNNKFSFYGGMRAAAQTLSYEIPMGLAILVVVLTTGQVRLEKIVEYQMQSTWNVLLHPLAFLILLVTAFAETNRMPFDLAESEQELVGGYHTEYSSMKMALFFLGEYAHLITVSAFMTALFLGGWELFPFSTRLGWGWLDWIYKSQTLAAALCQFAIVLSKVVVFILFFMWVRWTLFRPRFDQLMRFAWNGLVPAGIALVVLTSLLLYKNVVASFWSPLCNAAVFGAAVLRFYVWSPAITGRQANLPPIEGSLTRRFE, encoded by the coding sequence ATGATCGACTTGCTCAAGACCCAACTCGGCTTCAGCGTGGCACTGATGGTGGTGCTCATCACTATCATCATGGGGTTCGTCGCATATGCTATCCTGCTGGAGCGCAAGGTATGCGCATGGCTCCAGGACCGAATCGGGCCGAACCGGGCCGGGCCGCTGGGCCTGCTGCAGCCGATAGCCGACGGGGTGAAGTTCCTGCTCAAGGAAGATTTCACACCCCGCGGCGCGGATCGGCCTTTGTTCTTCCTTGCGCCGTGCATCGCTTTTGCCGTTGCAATGATCGGCTTCGCGGTAATCCCCTGGGGCGGCCCGCTTGACCTGGGCGGGCCCGAGCCGGTGCGCGTGCAGGTGGCCGGCGTGGACATCGGCCTGCTCTACATTCTGGCGGTCGGGGCCATGGGCGTGTACGGGCTGGTACTGGCCGGGTGGTCGAGCAACAACAAGTTCTCCTTTTACGGCGGAATGCGGGCCGCCGCCCAGACGCTCAGCTACGAGATCCCGATGGGGCTGGCCATCCTCGTCGTGGTGCTCACCACCGGGCAGGTTCGGCTGGAGAAGATCGTCGAGTACCAGATGCAGTCCACGTGGAACGTTCTGCTGCACCCGCTGGCGTTCCTGATACTGCTCGTCACGGCCTTCGCCGAGACCAACCGCATGCCTTTTGACCTGGCCGAGTCCGAGCAGGAACTCGTCGGGGGCTACCACACCGAATACAGCTCGATGAAAATGGCCTTGTTCTTCCTTGGCGAATACGCCCACCTGATCACAGTAAGCGCGTTCATGACCGCTCTGTTTCTCGGCGGCTGGGAGCTGTTCCCCTTCAGCACGCGGCTCGGCTGGGGCTGGCTCGACTGGATCTACAAGTCGCAGACGCTTGCCGCCGCCTTGTGCCAGTTTGCCATCGTGCTCAGCAAGGTCGTCGTCTTCATCCTTTTCTTTATGTGGGTTCGATGGACGCTCTTTCGGCCGCGATTCGACCAGCTCATGCGGTTTGCCTGGAACGGCCTGGTGCCGGCGGGCATCGCGTTGGTCGTCCTGACCTCGTTGCTGCTCTATAAGAACGTCGTCGCGTCGTTCTGGTCGCCGCTGTGCAATGCAGCCGTGTTCGGGGCGGCCGTGTTGAGATTCTATGTCTGGTCGCCGGCCATCACCGGCCGCCAGGCCAACCTGCCGCCCATCGAAGGCTCGCTGACAAGGAGGTTCGAATGA
- a CDS encoding endo-1,4-beta-xylanase, with product MNVLTLILAAATLAAPLPEADILGQADARIEKHRKGDIVLRLTNNGRVPPAGLHVRIRQTRHAFLFGSNIFKLGACGSPEANAAYEQHYAALLNYATLPFYWWHYEKDRGRPDYDKTKVMADWCAAHNVMTKGHPLAWNWFDPKWLPDDPKEVLRLQLERIEECSRRFAGQIDIWDVVNEATHYDRPDCKKNSPRLTKIIRDMGVGPFVRAAFQAARKGNPKATLIINDYAVGDEFAAKVIDELVDDEGRPLYDVIGIQSHQHGGAWPAEKIWDVCERFARYGKPLHFTETTFISGAQGRNLAEQRQQAGSKFKWASTPEGEKRQAEEVVRFYTILFSHPAVEAITWWDFTDYNAWQGAPAGLLREDMTPKPAYEELMKRIKGTWWTTETVATVEGNGEVRFRGFLGDYTVTTADLGGFSDRPLSGDFSIGKTNQKPIEVDLAFIP from the coding sequence ATGAACGTTCTGACACTGATTCTTGCGGCCGCAACCCTGGCCGCCCCGCTCCCGGAGGCCGACATTCTCGGCCAGGCGGACGCACGGATTGAGAAGCATCGCAAGGGCGATATCGTGCTCCGACTCACCAACAATGGCAGAGTGCCTCCTGCCGGGCTTCACGTGCGGATCAGACAAACGCGCCATGCGTTTCTCTTCGGCTCCAATATCTTCAAGCTTGGCGCCTGCGGGAGCCCCGAGGCCAATGCCGCTTACGAGCAGCATTACGCCGCCCTGCTCAACTACGCGACGTTGCCTTTCTACTGGTGGCACTATGAGAAAGATCGCGGAAGGCCTGATTATGACAAGACCAAGGTGATGGCCGACTGGTGCGCCGCCCACAACGTGATGACGAAGGGACATCCGCTGGCCTGGAACTGGTTCGATCCAAAATGGCTTCCGGACGATCCGAAGGAGGTGTTGCGACTTCAACTCGAGCGGATCGAGGAGTGCAGCCGCCGCTTCGCCGGGCAGATCGATATCTGGGACGTGGTCAACGAGGCAACGCACTACGATCGGCCGGACTGCAAGAAGAACTCTCCCAGACTGACCAAGATCATTCGTGATATGGGAGTCGGGCCCTTTGTCCGAGCCGCCTTCCAAGCCGCGCGCAAAGGCAATCCCAAGGCCACATTAATCATCAATGATTACGCCGTCGGCGACGAGTTCGCCGCAAAGGTGATCGACGAGTTGGTGGACGACGAAGGCAGGCCCCTTTACGACGTGATCGGCATTCAGTCTCATCAGCACGGCGGAGCGTGGCCGGCCGAAAAGATCTGGGACGTCTGCGAAAGGTTTGCCCGCTACGGCAAGCCGTTGCACTTCACTGAAACGACGTTCATTTCGGGCGCCCAAGGCAGGAATCTGGCCGAGCAGCGGCAGCAGGCCGGCTCCAAGTTCAAATGGGCCAGCACACCCGAGGGCGAAAAACGACAAGCCGAAGAAGTCGTGCGGTTCTATACCATCTTGTTCAGCCATCCGGCCGTCGAGGCGATCACCTGGTGGGACTTCACGGACTATAACGCATGGCAAGGTGCCCCCGCCGGTCTGCTGCGCGAAGACATGACGCCCAAACCGGCCTACGAGGAGCTGATGAAGCGGATCAAGGGTACGTGGTGGACCACCGAGACCGTGGCGACCGTGGAAGGGAACGGCGAGGTCCGCTTCCGCGGATTCCTCGGCGATTACACGGTGACAACAGCCGATCTCGGCGGATTCTCGGATCGGCCGCTGAGCGGAGACTTCTCTATCGGCAAGACGAACCAGAAACCGATCGAGGTGGACCTGGCATTCATCCCATGA
- a CDS encoding molybdopterin-dependent oxidoreductase, with amino-acid sequence MPTIIIDGRTIQCRDGITVLQAALDAGIDVPHYCYHPGLSVVASCRLCLMEMKILDPKSGDLEWSPRLIPSCQTPVRDGLEVRFETEKIHEHRKRIMEYYLLNHPLDCPVCDQAGECYLQDYSLKFGEAVSRMVDPKTVNPKKDVGPRTLLYQDRCVLCSRCVRFTREVSGTSELCIVNRGHVAEIDAFPGRPLTNKLQGNVVDICPVGALLDKDFLFAQRVWFLTTTNSICRACSTGCAIRIDQNRNRVYRLRPRWNVGVNDWWICDDGRFGWKFILDEKRLSTPAVRCENGHEPLLWESAPELVRRRLSQTIDRHGPASVAVQLSPEMCCEEAWLLADFVRRIAPHAALSLGDVHTIGEPEVFPVGAAEESARFVIRPEKHPNRRGIEAILTAMGGPVLPREELWKEAAAGRFQALWIVGGYPDNDWPTQTLPDAAAKPELLIVQDMFPNRLTARADVVLPFCAWTERQGTFMNHAGLVQPFERAVDPPEGAMHDGQYLYAIAGHTGLYASEKVRKMMIPTVPAMADVHVPEPQPRFQH; translated from the coding sequence GTGCCCACAATCATCATCGATGGCCGAACAATTCAATGCCGCGACGGCATTACCGTGCTCCAGGCAGCTCTGGATGCCGGCATCGATGTGCCCCATTACTGCTATCACCCGGGCCTGTCTGTCGTCGCCTCATGCCGGCTGTGTTTGATGGAAATGAAGATACTCGACCCCAAGAGCGGGGACCTCGAATGGTCGCCGCGGCTGATTCCCAGTTGCCAGACGCCGGTCCGCGACGGGCTGGAGGTTCGTTTCGAGACGGAGAAGATCCACGAGCACCGCAAGCGCATCATGGAGTATTACCTGTTGAATCATCCCCTGGACTGTCCGGTCTGCGATCAGGCGGGCGAATGCTACCTCCAGGATTACAGCCTCAAGTTCGGCGAGGCCGTTTCGCGAATGGTCGACCCCAAGACCGTCAACCCCAAGAAGGATGTGGGACCGCGAACCCTGCTCTACCAGGACCGCTGCGTGCTCTGCTCTCGCTGCGTGCGATTTACTCGCGAAGTCTCCGGGACGAGTGAATTGTGCATCGTGAACCGCGGTCATGTCGCTGAAATTGATGCCTTCCCCGGCCGACCACTGACCAACAAGCTGCAGGGCAACGTCGTGGACATCTGTCCGGTCGGGGCGCTGCTGGACAAGGATTTCCTCTTCGCCCAACGGGTATGGTTCCTGACGACAACCAACTCGATCTGCCGGGCGTGCAGCACCGGCTGCGCGATCCGCATCGATCAAAACCGCAACCGTGTTTACCGGCTCAGGCCTCGATGGAACGTTGGCGTGAACGACTGGTGGATCTGTGACGACGGGCGGTTCGGCTGGAAGTTCATTCTCGATGAGAAACGGCTGTCGACGCCCGCCGTTCGTTGCGAAAATGGCCACGAGCCGCTGCTCTGGGAATCGGCTCCGGAGCTCGTCCGCCGGCGACTAAGCCAAACAATCGACCGGCACGGCCCCGCATCGGTCGCCGTCCAGTTGTCTCCGGAAATGTGCTGCGAAGAGGCTTGGCTCCTGGCCGACTTCGTCCGCCGGATCGCTCCGCACGCCGCCCTGTCGCTGGGCGACGTCCACACGATTGGCGAGCCGGAGGTTTTTCCCGTCGGGGCGGCCGAGGAGTCGGCCAGATTCGTCATCCGACCCGAGAAGCACCCCAACCGCCGAGGCATCGAGGCGATTCTAACGGCGATGGGCGGGCCGGTGCTGCCACGTGAGGAATTATGGAAAGAGGCTGCCGCCGGGCGTTTTCAGGCCCTGTGGATCGTCGGCGGTTACCCCGACAACGACTGGCCCACACAGACGTTGCCGGACGCGGCCGCAAAACCCGAGTTGCTCATCGTTCAGGACATGTTCCCCAACAGGCTGACCGCACGGGCCGACGTTGTGCTGCCCTTCTGTGCGTGGACGGAGCGTCAGGGGACGTTCATGAACCACGCCGGCCTGGTACAACCGTTTGAGAGAGCGGTCGATCCGCCCGAAGGAGCCATGCATGACGGGCAGTACCTGTACGCGATCGCCGGCCACACAGGCTTGTATGCGAGTGAGAAGGTGCGGAAGATGATGATCCCGACGGTGCCGGCCATGGCGGACGTGCACGTGCCGGAACCGCAGCCGAGATTTCAGCACTGA
- a CDS encoding NAD(P)H-dependent oxidoreductase subunit E has protein sequence MAWRTIDRNQPAPDDAESPQISEAVKARIRGFFTRYPSKRAALLPALHIVQETYGCVSRRAMRDLAELLELAPSEVMDTASFYTHYWTKPRGRKVIVACRGLSCELMGVQEVNRAVCEHLGIREHETTADGEYSFVTEECLGACEYAPCLLVNERLHKNVRPEDVPRILADPDNDKIGLERSDLYDGVKA, from the coding sequence ATGGCGTGGCGAACGATCGACAGGAATCAACCGGCACCGGACGACGCGGAATCTCCGCAGATCAGCGAGGCGGTGAAGGCGAGAATCCGCGGATTCTTCACCCGGTATCCCAGCAAGCGGGCCGCCCTGCTGCCGGCCCTGCACATCGTGCAGGAGACTTATGGCTGCGTGAGCCGCCGGGCGATGCGCGACTTGGCCGAGCTGCTGGAGCTTGCTCCATCAGAGGTCATGGACACGGCATCCTTTTACACGCACTATTGGACCAAACCGAGAGGACGCAAAGTGATCGTCGCCTGTCGGGGTCTCTCGTGCGAGCTGATGGGCGTCCAGGAGGTCAATCGGGCGGTTTGCGAGCACCTGGGTATCAGGGAGCACGAGACCACCGCAGATGGTGAATACAGTTTCGTGACGGAGGAATGCCTCGGCGCGTGCGAATACGCCCCCTGCCTGCTGGTCAACGAGCGGTTACACAAAAACGTGCGCCCCGAGGACGTGCCCCGCATTCTGGCAGACCCCGACAATGACAAGATCGGCTTGGAACGGAGTGATTTGTATGACGGGGTGAAGGCGTGA
- the nuoF gene encoding NADH-quinone oxidoreductase subunit NuoF: MKRFEPVLLRNVGVAGVRRLETYRARGGYAAAAKALRTMTPQQVVDEVKRSNLRGRGGAGFPTGVKWSFLPADRSITYLCVNFDESEPGTFNNRYIVDHDPHQLLEAILIAGYATRATVAYIYIRVEFHETFHILQKALDEAYAAGLFGKRILGCDYSLDCHIHRGAGAYVCGEETGLIESLEGKRGWPRIKPPFPAIKGLFGQPTVVNNVETLCCLPHIIEQGAAWFRSIGTPGSNGPKLYTISGPVNRPGCFEAPLGLTVRELIYGDDFGRGMIGDKKVKGVIPGGLSVGILTGDELDCKLDFEDPVKYGLLGLGTAGAIVINEETDIRKVLLNVTRFYAHESCGQCTQCREGSAWMYKIAKRIAAGAGRSEDLDILIENSHNMGMIPGMSICGLPDGAVYPIRTIVEKYRSEFEEHIRRQEPAAVAQTLRRINPAVYEMPIAGRKG; this comes from the coding sequence ATGAAACGGTTTGAACCGGTCTTGTTGAGGAATGTCGGCGTCGCAGGGGTGCGGCGGCTGGAAACGTACCGCGCGCGGGGCGGATACGCCGCGGCGGCCAAAGCGCTCCGCACGATGACTCCCCAGCAGGTCGTCGACGAAGTCAAGCGATCGAATCTTCGCGGTCGAGGCGGCGCAGGCTTCCCGACCGGCGTGAAATGGTCGTTCCTTCCCGCCGACAGGAGCATCACATATCTCTGCGTCAACTTCGATGAATCCGAACCGGGCACGTTCAACAACCGATACATCGTCGACCATGACCCGCACCAGTTGCTCGAAGCCATCCTGATCGCAGGATACGCCACACGGGCAACCGTCGCATATATCTACATCCGCGTCGAGTTCCACGAGACCTTCCACATCCTTCAGAAGGCCCTCGACGAGGCCTACGCGGCAGGCCTGTTCGGCAAGCGTATCCTCGGCTGCGATTACTCGCTCGATTGCCACATTCATCGCGGCGCAGGGGCGTACGTCTGCGGCGAGGAGACAGGGCTGATCGAATCGCTTGAAGGAAAGCGCGGCTGGCCGCGAATCAAGCCGCCCTTTCCCGCCATCAAGGGCCTTTTCGGACAACCCACGGTGGTCAATAACGTCGAGACGCTCTGTTGCCTTCCGCACATCATCGAGCAAGGCGCGGCCTGGTTCCGCTCCATCGGTACACCTGGAAGCAACGGTCCCAAGCTGTACACGATCTCCGGGCCGGTCAACCGCCCAGGCTGTTTCGAGGCGCCGCTGGGGCTGACGGTGCGAGAGCTGATCTACGGCGACGATTTCGGCCGTGGCATGATCGGCGACAAGAAGGTCAAGGGCGTGATCCCCGGCGGGCTGTCGGTCGGGATCCTGACCGGCGATGAATTGGACTGCAAGCTGGACTTCGAAGATCCGGTGAAATACGGCCTGCTCGGCCTGGGCACGGCCGGGGCCATCGTCATCAACGAGGAAACCGACATCCGCAAGGTGCTGCTGAATGTAACCCGGTTCTACGCCCATGAATCCTGCGGCCAGTGTACGCAGTGCCGCGAGGGATCCGCCTGGATGTATAAGATCGCCAAGCGCATCGCCGCCGGCGCGGGACGCAGCGAGGATCTCGACATCCTGATCGAGAATTCGCACAACATGGGCATGATACCGGGCATGAGCATCTGCGGTCTTCCCGACGGGGCGGTGTATCCGATCAGAACGATCGTCGAGAAGTATCGAAGCGAGTTCGAGGAGCACATTCGACGCCAGGAACCGGCGGCGGTGGCGCAGACGTTGCGAAGGATCAATCCCGCGGTGTACGAGATGCCGATCGCGGGGAGAAAAGGATGA